One region of Maylandia zebra isolate NMK-2024a linkage group LG10, Mzebra_GT3a, whole genome shotgun sequence genomic DNA includes:
- the sptbn4a gene encoding spectrin beta chain, non-erythrocytic 4 isoform X2 — MLMARDTARDEAQKLHRKWLKHQAFMAELARNKEWLAKIEQEGQELIQEKPELRSVVQQKLEEIRECWSDLETTTKAKARQLFENNKPEPAVKSYSDLDNQLSHLEQQPPQLEQAHHLPTFNEQLQKFQAMESQIGDFYKDVGELGSLQGLCLPQRGLMAGDKEVGEQSGEVETRIVRLIEPLKERRRILLASKEMHQVAQDLEDEILWIQERLPLATCKDYGNNLQSVQQYIKKNQAIQRELTGRRARIEEVLDRAAIIASLRTPEVEFVREGAGHVRQLWEVLQLETERRSVLLEAALQAQQYYSEAAKVESWLSGQKLNLASEEKGTDEASTLQLLKTHLALEQTVETYAETVGMLSQQCQHLLELGHPDSEQITKQQSHIDRLYVSLKDMVEHRKMKLEQQYWLYQLNKEVEELEKWITEREAVASSTELGQDLEDVTVLQERFTKFASETNSIGQQRMEQVNKMVNEMIDCGHSDAATIAEWKDGLNESWADLLELMETRRQMLAASHQLHKFFTDCKEVLAQIAGKMKQLPEVRACQANITNPATLQRLMHSFEHALQLLVAQVRQLQENAAQLRTIYAGEKAEAIMVKEQEVMDAWKELLSSCEASRVQVTSVTDKVQFFSVVRENLMWMEGIMGQIGWDEPR, encoded by the exons GAAGGTCAGGAGCTGATCCAGGAGAAACCTGAGCTCCGTTCAGTGGTGCAGCAGAAGCTGGAGGAGATTAGGGAGTGCTGGTCTGACCTGGAGACCACGACCAAGGCCAAGGCCCGCCAGCTCTTTGAAAATAACAAACCCGAGCCAGCAGTGAAGAGCTACTCAGACCTCGACAATCAGCTCTCCCACCTGGAGCAGCAGCCCCCCCAGCTGGAACAGGCACACCACCTGCCAACCTTCAATGAACAGCTCCAGAAATTTCAG GCTATGGAGTCTCAGATAGGGGACTTTTACAAGGATGTGGGAGAGCTTGGAAGCTTGCAGGGGCTCTGCCTACCCCAGCGAGGGCTGATGGCAGGTGACAAGGAGGTCGGCGAGCAGTCAGGCGAAGTGGAGACCCGTATAGTCCGCCTCATCGAGCCCCTGAAGGAGCGACGCCGCATCCTGCTGGCTTCCAAAGAGATGCATCAAGTCGCCCAGGACCTGGAAGATGAGATA CTGTGGATTCAGGAGAGGCTTCCTTTAGCTACTTGTAAGGATTATGGAAACAACCTCCAGAGCGTACAGCAGTATATCAAAAAGAACCAG GCAATCCAGAGGGAGCTGACAGGGCGGCGGGCTCGCATTGAGGAGGTTCTTGATCGGGCAGCAATCATTGCTTCACTGAGAACTCCTGAGGTGGAATTTGTACGTGAGGGGGCGGGACATGTACGCCAGCTGTGGGAGGTGCTGCAGCTGGAGACGGAGAGGAGGTCTGTGTTGCTGGAAGCTGCGCTACAGGCTCAGCAGTACTACAGCGAAGCAGCTAAAGTGGAATCCTGGCTGTCAGGACAGAAGCTCAACCTGGCCAGCGAAGAAAAAGGCACA gatGAGGCGAGCACGCTACAACTTCTGAAGACCCACCTGGCTCTGGAGCAAACCGTGGAGACATATGCAGAGACCGTAGGCATGTTATCTCAGCAATGCCAACATCTACTAGAACTAGGACACCCAGACAG TGAGCAGATCACCAAGCAGCAGTCCCACATAGACCGCCTCTATGTGTCTCTGAAGGACATGGTGGAACACAGAAAGATGAAGCTGGAACAGCAGTACTGGCTGTACCAGCTCAACAAGGAAGTAGAGGAGTTAGAGAAGTGGATCACTGAGCGTGAAGCAGTAGCCAGTTCCACTGAGCTAGGCCAGGACCTCGAGGATGTCACG GTCCTTCAGGAGAGGTTCACCAAGTTTGCATCAGAAACCAACAGCATTGGCCAGCAGCGCATGGAGCAAGTGAACAAAATGGTGAACGAGATGATAGACTGTGGCCACTCAGACGCGGCCACTATTGCTGAGTGGAAAGACGGACTGAACGAGTCGTGGGCTGACCTGCTGGAGCTGATGGAGACCCGCAGACAAATGCTGGCAGCATCGCACCAGCTGCACAAGTTTTTCACCGACTGCAAGGAG GTCTTGGCTCAGATCGCAGGGAAGATGAAGCAGCTGCCAGAAGTGAGGGCGTGCCAAGCCAAcattaccaatccagccacccTGCAGAGACTCATGCACTCTTTTGAGCATGCCCTTCAACTTCTAGTTGCACAG GTGAGGCAGCTGCAGGAGAATGCTGCCCAGCTGAGGACCATCTATGCTGGTGAGAAGGCTGAGGCTATTATGGTCAAGGAACAAGAAGTGATGGATGCATGGAAGGAGCTGCTGAGCTCTTGTGAGGCCAGTCGTGTCCAAGTGACTTCAGTAACTGATAAGGTCCAGTTCTTCTCAGTGGTGCGTGAAAACCTAATGTGGATGGAAGGAATCATGGGCCAGATAGGATGGGATGAGCCAAGGTAA
- the sptbn4a gene encoding spectrin beta chain, non-erythrocytic 4 isoform X1, whose translation MLMARDTARDEAQKLHRKWLKHQAFMAELARNKEWLAKIEQEGQELIQEKPELRSVVQQKLEEIRECWSDLETTTKAKARQLFENNKPEPAVKSYSDLDNQLSHLEQQPPQLEQAHHLPTFNEQLQKFQAMESQIGDFYKDVGELGSLQGLCLPQRGLMAGDKEVGEQSGEVETRIVRLIEPLKERRRILLASKEMHQVAQDLEDEILWIQERLPLATCKDYGNNLQSVQQYIKKNQAIQRELTGRRARIEEVLDRAAIIASLRTPEVEFVREGAGHVRQLWEVLQLETERRSVLLEAALQAQQYYSEAAKVESWLSGQKLNLASEEKGTDEASTLQLLKTHLALEQTVETYAETVGMLSQQCQHLLELGHPDSEQITKQQSHIDRLYVSLKDMVEHRKMKLEQQYWLYQLNKEVEELEKWITEREAVASSTELGQDLEDVTVLQERFTKFASETNSIGQQRMEQVNKMVNEMIDCGHSDAATIAEWKDGLNESWADLLELMETRRQMLAASHQLHKFFTDCKEVLAQIAGKMKQLPEVRACQANITNPATLQRLMHSFEHALQLLVAQVRQLQENAAQLRTIYAGEKAEAIMVKEQEVMDAWKELLSSCEASRVQVTSVTDKVQFFSVVRENLMWMEGIMGQIGWDEPRDLTALEGMMRQHQELKAKIDGRSKTIQQCADLGKILIAAGNPASEEIKEKLDSLLTKQKDLVEKWDKHQERLQRKQEKFQFAQETVKAEAWLKAKEPLITTRHQEGGVAQAQTDEVEQLILRHEAFRKAAVTWKERFSSLRQLSAAEKKKEEEKRTPLSSRRMFPLSCLTPSVPSTSATSSFLRQTVQAQIEPKPLQPSLDLGATSASQRLSSALAGYSPVINGSGYHGLDQGSGKLMGTSYLGMNHPAAGGGSDSGFSALTSQSGGVDTSTYLGLNHQTACSAESSGYFGLTTGSMGGMQNHLGSGRLGSSGNLAQQPGSGGMGSPGFLSQQNMGSSGYLAQPQNIGTSGYLGQQPNLGSSGYLAQPSNMGSSGYLAQQPNMGSSGFLAQQSNMGSSGYLAQNYQSAGGLGSSGYLAQNHYSSGSLGSSGYLAQSGGIMDPKMAYAWQHLKADFMQPRINHIHKAVNPLLEASRVQREQFGDIPMADMMGPESGLELLHGRLQRDPRGSRSDPQMDHLRREREYKLGRQTSSEQEIQARLNELPLIVRQERYRRRLERQSSSEQEGSGKQRLQRQDSSDLEGSAKEGSDKRSGEKRNTMAEIVEQVQEREAAHARGEPYRPPSSLSAPVTRFDGRPRARDRPKPRRRPRPKEPEETRRSRSAPATGAPTTPQPPSHTAHNEGSLYRKKATSSDLEAQQRSPNSKSWVNVYCVLKDGKLTFYKDARNHNTTYNGEPPVDLSNCSFDPSMGYKKKKNVFILQVNDGNNFVFHAKDEEDLKAWTSTITTCIAEHEAMGTWDKPGTSSMDPDRSERKEKSEGDADARSERSELVEGEERSEKERSEKGDGSEKLDTSEIADKLEGGAGGSSTSGKSK comes from the exons GAAGGTCAGGAGCTGATCCAGGAGAAACCTGAGCTCCGTTCAGTGGTGCAGCAGAAGCTGGAGGAGATTAGGGAGTGCTGGTCTGACCTGGAGACCACGACCAAGGCCAAGGCCCGCCAGCTCTTTGAAAATAACAAACCCGAGCCAGCAGTGAAGAGCTACTCAGACCTCGACAATCAGCTCTCCCACCTGGAGCAGCAGCCCCCCCAGCTGGAACAGGCACACCACCTGCCAACCTTCAATGAACAGCTCCAGAAATTTCAG GCTATGGAGTCTCAGATAGGGGACTTTTACAAGGATGTGGGAGAGCTTGGAAGCTTGCAGGGGCTCTGCCTACCCCAGCGAGGGCTGATGGCAGGTGACAAGGAGGTCGGCGAGCAGTCAGGCGAAGTGGAGACCCGTATAGTCCGCCTCATCGAGCCCCTGAAGGAGCGACGCCGCATCCTGCTGGCTTCCAAAGAGATGCATCAAGTCGCCCAGGACCTGGAAGATGAGATA CTGTGGATTCAGGAGAGGCTTCCTTTAGCTACTTGTAAGGATTATGGAAACAACCTCCAGAGCGTACAGCAGTATATCAAAAAGAACCAG GCAATCCAGAGGGAGCTGACAGGGCGGCGGGCTCGCATTGAGGAGGTTCTTGATCGGGCAGCAATCATTGCTTCACTGAGAACTCCTGAGGTGGAATTTGTACGTGAGGGGGCGGGACATGTACGCCAGCTGTGGGAGGTGCTGCAGCTGGAGACGGAGAGGAGGTCTGTGTTGCTGGAAGCTGCGCTACAGGCTCAGCAGTACTACAGCGAAGCAGCTAAAGTGGAATCCTGGCTGTCAGGACAGAAGCTCAACCTGGCCAGCGAAGAAAAAGGCACA gatGAGGCGAGCACGCTACAACTTCTGAAGACCCACCTGGCTCTGGAGCAAACCGTGGAGACATATGCAGAGACCGTAGGCATGTTATCTCAGCAATGCCAACATCTACTAGAACTAGGACACCCAGACAG TGAGCAGATCACCAAGCAGCAGTCCCACATAGACCGCCTCTATGTGTCTCTGAAGGACATGGTGGAACACAGAAAGATGAAGCTGGAACAGCAGTACTGGCTGTACCAGCTCAACAAGGAAGTAGAGGAGTTAGAGAAGTGGATCACTGAGCGTGAAGCAGTAGCCAGTTCCACTGAGCTAGGCCAGGACCTCGAGGATGTCACG GTCCTTCAGGAGAGGTTCACCAAGTTTGCATCAGAAACCAACAGCATTGGCCAGCAGCGCATGGAGCAAGTGAACAAAATGGTGAACGAGATGATAGACTGTGGCCACTCAGACGCGGCCACTATTGCTGAGTGGAAAGACGGACTGAACGAGTCGTGGGCTGACCTGCTGGAGCTGATGGAGACCCGCAGACAAATGCTGGCAGCATCGCACCAGCTGCACAAGTTTTTCACCGACTGCAAGGAG GTCTTGGCTCAGATCGCAGGGAAGATGAAGCAGCTGCCAGAAGTGAGGGCGTGCCAAGCCAAcattaccaatccagccacccTGCAGAGACTCATGCACTCTTTTGAGCATGCCCTTCAACTTCTAGTTGCACAG GTGAGGCAGCTGCAGGAGAATGCTGCCCAGCTGAGGACCATCTATGCTGGTGAGAAGGCTGAGGCTATTATGGTCAAGGAACAAGAAGTGATGGATGCATGGAAGGAGCTGCTGAGCTCTTGTGAGGCCAGTCGTGTCCAAGTGACTTCAGTAACTGATAAGGTCCAGTTCTTCTCAGTGGTGCGTGAAAACCTAATGTGGATGGAAGGAATCATGGGCCAGATAGGATGGGATGAGCCAAG AGATCTGACAGCTCTGGAGGGAATGATGAGACAACACCAGGAGCTGAAAGCCAAAATAGATGGACGCAGCAAGACCATACAGCAGTGTGCAGATCTCGGCAAGATCCTGATTGCTGCTGGCAACCCTGCTTCAGAGGAG ATAAAAGAGAAGTTGGACAGTCTTCTGACTAAGCAGAAGGATCTTGTTGAAAAATGGGACAAACACCAGGAACGGCTGCAGCGCA AGCAAGAAAAATTCCAGTTTGCTCAGGAGACAGTAAAAGCAGAAGCCTGGCTAAAGGCCAAGGAGCCGCTGATCACTACCAGGCATCAAGAGGGAGGAGTAGCCCAAGCCCAAACTGATGAGGTTGAGCAGCTCATCCTTCGCCACGAGGCCTTCCGCAAGGCTGCTGTAACCTGGAAAGAACGCTTCAGCTCCCTGCGCCAGCTTTCTGCT gctgagaagaaaaaagaggaggagaaaaggaCCCCACTCTCCAGCCGAAGGATGTTCCCATTATCTTGCCTGACTCCCAGTGTTCCCTCAACCAGTGCTACCTCTTCTTTCCtaaggcagacggtacaggccCAAATTGAACCGAAGCCCTTGCAGCCCAGTTTGGATCTGGGTGCCACCTCTGCAAGCCAGAGACTGTCTTCAGCACTGGCCGGCTATAGTCCAGTTATAAATGGATCAGGCTACCACGGACTGGATCAGGGCAGCGGGAAGTTGATGGGTACTTCTTACCTTGGGATGAACCACCCGGCAGCCGGAGGTGGGAGTGACTCTGGTTTCTCAGCACTGACCTCTCAGAGTGGTGGAGTAGACACCTCCACCTATCTCGGTTTGAACCATCAAACTGCTTGTAGCGCAGAAAGCTCTGGGTACTTTGGACTAACTACTGGGAGCATGGGTGGGATGCAGAATCATCTGGGGAGTGGCAGGTTAGGAAGTTCAGGTAACCTAGCTCAGCAGCCAGGCAGTGGAGGTATGGGAAGCCCAGGCTTTCTGTCTCAGCAGAATATGGGCAGTTCTGGATATCTGGCGCAACCGCAAAACATCGGGACTTCCGGATATTTGGGACAGCAGCCAAATTTAGGGAGTTCAGGATATTTGGCACAACCGTCCAACATGGGGAGCTCTGGGTATTTGGCACAACAGCCCAATATGGGAAGTTCTGGGTTTTTGGCACAGCAGTCTAATATGGGGAGTTCTGGATACCTGGCACAGAATTATCAGAGCGCTGGCGGATTGGGTAGCTCAGGCTATCTGGCACAAAATCATTACAGCAGTGGAAGCCTGGGCAGCTCTGGATATCTGGCACAGAGTGGTGGCATCATGGACCCTAAAATGGCATATGCATGGCAGCACCTGAAAGCTGACTTCATGCAGCCTAGAATCAACCACATCCACAAGGCTGTAAACCCTCTTCTCGAAGCCAGCAGAGTGCAGCGTGAACAGTTTGGCGACATCCCGATGGCAGACATGATGGGGCCAGAGTCAGGGCTGGAGCTCCTCCACGGCCGCCTCCAGAGAGATCCCCGTGGCAGCCGCTCTGACCCTCAGATGGACCATCTGAGGAGAGAAAGGGAGTACAAGCTGGGCAGACAGACCTCCAGCGAACAGGAAATTCAAGCGAGGCTGAATGAGCTGCCGCTGATTGTGCGGCAAGAGCGTTACCGGAGGCGCCTGGAGAGGCAGTCGTCTAGTGAACAGGAGGGGAGCGGCAAGCAGAGGCTGCAGAGGCAGGACTCGAGTGACCTGGAGGGCTCTGCTAAGGAGGGCTCTGACAAGCGCTCAGG GGAGAAGAGAAATACCATGGCAGAGATTGTAGAGCAGGTCCAGGAGAGAGAGGCAGCACAT GCACGAGGAGAGCCTTATCGACCTCCTAGCAGCCTCTCAGCACCCGTGACCCGTTTTGATGGACGTCCTCGTGCCCGAGACCGTCCCAAACCAAGGAGAAGGCCCCGTCCAAAAGAGCCTGAGGAGACTCGACGATCCCGCTCAGCCCCGGCAACTGGAGCCCCAACAACACCCCAGCCGCCTTCACACACTGCCCACAACGAAGGTTCCCTCTACCGAAAAAAGGCCACCAGCTCTGACCTTGAAGCTCAGCAGCGAAGCCCAAACAG CAAGTCCTGGGTGAACGTATATTGTGTGCTGAAAGATGGAAAGCTGACCTTCTATAAGGATGCCAGGAACCACAACACAACATACAACGGAGAGCCTCCTGTTGACCTTAGTAACTGCTCGTTTGATCCGTCGATGGgatacaagaagaagaaaaatgtcttCATCCTTCA AGTGAACGATGGAAACAACTTCGTGTTTCATGCAAAAGATGAG